The proteins below are encoded in one region of Bacillota bacterium:
- the rfbD gene encoding dTDP-4-dehydrorhamnose reductase produces MRILVTGARGMLGTDLVDTLSKEHEVVGIDIDDLDITDAGQTKKKILEVSPELVVHAAAYTDVDGCESNLELAYKVNAIGTQNIALACQISNSAMLYFSTDFVFGGEKSTPYLEWDRPNPLSVYGASKYAGEHFVSHLLERYYIVRIAWLYGEHGKNFVKTILRLADEKDKLQVVDDQVGSPTYTIDVARAVLTLIKRGNYGIYHMVNKGEVSWYGFAKKILEISGRHDVLVEPIATEVLNRPAKRPAYSVLKNLALELTIGDPMRDWEEALEEFIEQKVLKRSRI; encoded by the coding sequence TTGAGAATATTGGTAACTGGTGCTAGGGGAATGCTTGGCACCGATCTTGTGGATACTTTATCAAAGGAGCATGAGGTTGTTGGAATAGATATAGATGACCTTGATATAACCGATGCTGGGCAAACCAAAAAGAAAATACTAGAGGTTAGCCCGGAGCTAGTAGTGCACGCTGCTGCCTATACGGATGTTGATGGTTGTGAGTCCAATCTTGAATTGGCATATAAGGTGAATGCGATAGGGACCCAAAATATCGCCTTGGCCTGCCAGATATCTAATTCTGCCATGCTTTATTTCAGCACCGATTTTGTGTTCGGCGGCGAGAAATCAACGCCTTATCTGGAATGGGACCGGCCAAATCCTCTTAGCGTCTACGGAGCCTCAAAGTATGCCGGCGAGCACTTTGTATCCCATCTGCTTGAGAGGTATTATATTGTAAGAATTGCCTGGCTCTATGGGGAGCACGGAAAGAACTTTGTTAAAACTATACTCAGACTTGCTGATGAGAAAGACAAACTTCAGGTAGTGGATGACCAGGTTGGCTCGCCAACTTATACCATCGATGTCGCCCGCGCAGTGCTAACACTTATAAAAAGAGGTAATTATGGTATATACCACATGGTTAATAAGGGCGAGGTATCCTGGTATGGATTTGCTAAGAAGATATTGGAGATCAGCGGACGGCACGATGTATTAGTTGAGCCTATAGCGACAGAGGTTCTAAACCGCCCGGCAAAAAGGCCAGCTTACTCAGTTCTCAAAAATCTTGCACTTGAACTTACCATCGGCGATCCGATGCGGGATTGGGAAGAGGCGCTGGAGGAATTTATCGAACAAAAAGTTCTTAAGAGGAGTAGGATATAG
- the wecB gene encoding UDP-N-acetylglucosamine 2-epimerase (non-hydrolyzing) translates to MLKALFVFGTRPEAIKMAPVIKELESRPNKFKSVVAVTAQHREMLDQVLNLFDIKPDYDLGIMKTGQDLFDITTKALLGLKPVLEKEKPDVLLVQGDTTTTFVASLAAFYLKIPVGHVEAGLRSFDKYHPFPEEINRAMTTTIADYHFAPTDTARKNLLACAVPEERIYVTGNTVIDALIQTVKPEYTFTEPTLKDIDFGGKKIILVTAHRRENWGEPMRQICRAIKDIAAKNSDIEVVFSVHLNPVVQQTVRQILDGIERIHLVAPLDYEPFVQLIDRSYLILTDSGGIQEEAPSLGKPVLVLREVTERPEGVKAGTVKVVGRDISMIVKEVQLLLKDGVEYGRMARAVNPYGDGYASKRIADILENIK, encoded by the coding sequence ATGTTAAAAGCCCTATTTGTATTTGGTACGCGTCCTGAGGCCATCAAGATGGCTCCGGTTATAAAAGAACTTGAGAGCAGACCAAATAAATTTAAGTCGGTCGTTGCAGTTACCGCCCAGCACCGTGAAATGCTGGATCAGGTGCTCAATCTCTTTGATATAAAACCGGACTATGACCTTGGAATAATGAAGACTGGCCAGGATCTTTTTGATATCACAACCAAAGCCCTTCTTGGCTTAAAGCCCGTATTAGAAAAAGAAAAGCCGGATGTTCTTCTTGTTCAAGGCGACACAACAACGACTTTTGTTGCTTCCCTGGCAGCTTTTTATCTTAAGATACCGGTTGGGCACGTGGAGGCGGGCCTGCGAAGCTTCGACAAGTATCATCCGTTTCCTGAGGAGATAAACCGGGCGATGACTACAACCATAGCCGACTACCATTTTGCACCAACCGATACTGCCAGAAAAAATCTCCTGGCGTGCGCTGTGCCGGAGGAGCGTATCTATGTTACAGGCAACACGGTTATCGATGCCCTTATCCAAACAGTCAAACCGGAGTACACCTTTACCGAACCCACCCTTAAAGATATTGACTTTGGCGGTAAAAAAATCATTCTTGTCACCGCACACCGGCGTGAGAACTGGGGAGAGCCTATGAGGCAAATCTGCCGTGCCATTAAAGATATTGCGGCGAAAAACAGCGATATCGAGGTCGTTTTCTCGGTTCATTTAAATCCGGTTGTGCAGCAGACCGTGAGGCAGATTCTTGATGGTATCGAACGCATTCACCTGGTTGCTCCGCTCGATTACGAGCCATTTGTGCAACTTATAGACAGGTCTTATCTTATCTTGACCGACTCTGGTGGCATACAGGAGGAGGCTCCCTCGCTCGGCAAACCTGTGTTGGTTTTGCGGGAAGTCACAGAGCGGCCCGAAGGCGTTAAGGCCGGCACAGTAAAAGTCGTTGGCCGTGATATAAGCATGATAGTAAAAGAGGTACAACTTTTGCTTAAAGATGGGGTAGAATATGGTAGGATGGCACGCGCTGTCAACCCATATGGAGACGGATATGCGAGCAAAAGGATAGCCGATATATTAGAGAATATAAAATAA
- a CDS encoding transposase, which translates to MTKQDEDRDNVSTLPLIYHVVLTAYHKEALFSKANNCNNLAYLIFETTALHEYELFAFCIMPDHVHILCQPGNVLVAHFVNLLRFRFEYVLAKGGRKGPVWQPDYREQALPMEQIVSAATFILENPVRNGLVDNFIDYPHSFLLGGKKYEP; encoded by the coding sequence TTGACAAAGCAAGATGAAGATCGGGACAATGTAAGCACGTTACCGCTCATATACCATGTAGTTCTTACGGCTTATCACAAGGAAGCTCTTTTTAGTAAAGCAAACAACTGCAATAACCTGGCTTATCTGATTTTTGAGACAACCGCTCTTCATGAGTATGAGCTTTTTGCATTTTGTATAATGCCGGATCATGTTCATATCCTTTGCCAGCCGGGAAACGTTTTGGTGGCTCATTTTGTTAACTTGTTAAGATTTAGGTTTGAGTATGTTCTTGCCAAGGGCGGGCGGAAAGGGCCTGTATGGCAACCTGATTATAGAGAGCAAGCCCTCCCTATGGAGCAGATCGTAAGCGCTGCAACTTTTATTCTTGAAAATCCAGTGCGCAACGGTTTAGTAGATAACTTTATTGACTACCCGCATTCGTTTCTTCTTGGCGGGAAAAAATACGAGCCTTAA
- a CDS encoding glucose-6-phosphate isomerase codes for MSKNLETVAGLPLELEDARLVFKDDLPAVEPDIRHLQDFKEVLAPDSPLTGPEDAYFMYRDVGFPKDKEMFRQKNYRYDITTLQAGVVGRELLKTVGHYHPLVPGTNVTYPEVYEVISGRAHYLCQKVDGNRVLDFFVVEALPGQKVVIPPGYGHITINPEDEPLVMSNVTADGFKSIYKPLEDLHGGAFYELANFTWVQNKNYIIETTPMWAQANEVPDFGLTESVPLYVSITQNPEKFDYLVNPQNYMDTFTKALKMTGTLLE; via the coding sequence ATGTCGAAAAACCTGGAAACTGTTGCCGGTCTACCGTTGGAACTTGAGGACGCTCGTTTGGTATTTAAAGATGATCTACCGGCTGTCGAGCCAGACATCCGCCATCTACAGGATTTTAAAGAGGTGCTCGCACCCGATTCACCCCTAACCGGCCCTGAAGATGCCTATTTTATGTACCGCGACGTCGGATTCCCAAAAGATAAAGAGATGTTTCGCCAAAAAAATTACCGCTATGATATCACAACGCTCCAAGCCGGAGTGGTCGGTCGCGAATTACTAAAAACCGTTGGGCATTACCATCCGCTTGTTCCTGGAACAAATGTAACCTATCCCGAAGTCTACGAAGTCATAAGCGGGCGCGCCCACTATCTGTGCCAGAAAGTTGATGGCAACAGGGTGTTAGACTTCTTTGTGGTAGAGGCTCTGCCCGGGCAGAAAGTAGTTATCCCTCCGGGATACGGGCACATAACCATCAACCCGGAAGATGAGCCGCTTGTGATGAGTAACGTAACTGCTGATGGCTTTAAATCTATCTATAAGCCGCTTGAGGACTTGCATGGTGGTGCTTTCTATGAACTTGCCAACTTCACGTGGGTTCAAAATAAGAACTACATTATAGAGACAACCCCTATGTGGGCGCAGGCTAACGAAGTGCCCGATTTTGGATTAACTGAATCGGTTCCTCTTTACGTCTCAATAACGCAAAACCCGGAGAAGTTCGATTATCTTGTCAACCCACAAAACTATATGGATACATTTACAAAGGCGTTGAAGATGACGGGAACTTTGTTAGAATAG
- a CDS encoding EamA family transporter, with translation MLRSLILIFTSLSLALGGQFLLKSGMNQVGRIGGGDMAYYKAMLFKTFINPYVLAGLLFYALSSVLWLIVLSRVDLSFAYPFVGIGYIIVMFIAWRYLNEPVSAIRFAGAFLIALGVVLISRS, from the coding sequence ATGCTTAGATCGCTTATCCTAATATTTACTAGCTTATCGCTTGCACTTGGAGGGCAGTTTCTACTCAAGTCCGGTATGAACCAGGTTGGGCGAATCGGCGGGGGCGATATGGCCTATTATAAAGCCATGCTTTTTAAGACGTTTATTAATCCCTATGTACTTGCAGGCTTACTATTTTATGCTCTCTCATCAGTGTTGTGGCTTATTGTGCTCTCAAGGGTGGATTTAAGCTTTGCTTATCCTTTTGTCGGGATCGGCTATATTATAGTCATGTTTATAGCGTGGAGATATCTGAACGAGCCCGTAAGCGCTATTCGGTTTGCAGGTGCCTTCTTGATCGCCCTCGGCGTTGTTTTGATATCAAGAAGCTAA
- the rfbB gene encoding dTDP-glucose 4,6-dehydratase, with translation MRIMVTGGAGFIGSNFIHYMLKAHPDYEIVNFDKLTYAGNLNNLKDIENNPRYRFIKGDICDPVAVSEAVKGCDVVINFAAESHVDRSIISAKEFITTNVMGTQVLLEAVREFDIPKYLQISTDEVYGSIEVGSFKETDRLEPSSPYSASKASADLLCHAHYTTFGTPIIITRSSNNFGPYQYPEKLIPLFVTNLLEDIPVPVYGDGMNVRDWCFVEDNCRGIDTVLHKGEIGEIYNIGAGNEMTNLAITETILSHLSKPKSLIRFIEDRLGHDRRYSIDTSKVQALGWQPQYNFNDALDLTIEWYKNNEWWWRPLK, from the coding sequence TTGAGAATTATGGTCACCGGTGGGGCTGGGTTTATCGGCTCTAATTTTATCCACTACATGCTTAAAGCTCATCCAGATTATGAGATCGTAAACTTTGATAAACTGACCTATGCGGGGAACTTAAACAACCTGAAGGATATCGAGAACAACCCTCGGTACAGGTTCATCAAAGGAGACATCTGTGATCCTGTAGCGGTGTCGGAGGCTGTAAAAGGTTGCGATGTCGTGATAAACTTCGCAGCGGAGAGCCATGTTGATCGCTCCATAATTTCAGCCAAAGAGTTTATAACCACAAATGTGATGGGCACCCAGGTTCTACTTGAGGCTGTAAGGGAGTTTGACATCCCTAAATACCTGCAAATCAGCACCGATGAAGTTTATGGGAGCATTGAGGTAGGCTCATTTAAGGAAACTGACCGCCTTGAGCCAAGCAGCCCTTACTCAGCAAGCAAGGCGTCTGCAGATTTGTTATGTCACGCTCACTACACAACATTTGGTACACCGATCATTATAACTAGAAGTTCAAACAATTTTGGTCCATACCAGTATCCAGAAAAACTAATACCGCTTTTTGTTACCAATCTGCTCGAGGATATCCCGGTTCCAGTCTATGGGGATGGAATGAACGTTCGCGACTGGTGCTTTGTCGAGGACAACTGCCGTGGTATCGATACCGTCCTTCATAAGGGAGAAATCGGTGAGATATACAATATTGGAGCCGGGAACGAAATGACTAATCTTGCAATAACTGAAACTATACTAAGCCACCTAAGCAAGCCAAAATCTCTGATACGTTTTATTGAAGACCGACTTGGCCACGACCGCAGGTATTCAATAGATACCTCAAAGGTACAGGCTTTGGGCTGGCAGCCCCAATATAACTTTAATGATGCTTTAGATTTAACGATTGAGTGGTATAAAAACAACGAGTGGTGGTGGCGTCCCCTTAAGTAG
- the galU gene encoding UTP--glucose-1-phosphate uridylyltransferase GalU, with the protein MANKSSQKVNKAVIPAAGLGTRFLPITKSQPKEMIPVVDKPTIQYVVEEAVASGIDDVLIITGRGKRAIEDHFDRSFELESVLKKKNDHDAVAELEEIAKLADIHYIRQKIAAGLGHAVLCAEKHIGDNPFAVLLGDAITLSDNPCTRELIKYHKKFNSTVVAVERVPREEVKKYGIIEAKKIGPHLYEVIDLVEKPSPKDAPSDLAMLGRYVLTPGIFKALAATEPGLGGEIQLTDALKRLLKKEKIYAFEVTGPRYDIGNQLSWIKATVEIALQNKEFGPELRKYLKKLLEEQE; encoded by the coding sequence ATGGCAAATAAGAGCAGCCAAAAAGTAAACAAAGCCGTGATACCGGCCGCGGGGTTGGGGACCCGTTTCCTGCCGATCACGAAGTCGCAGCCAAAAGAGATGATACCGGTGGTTGATAAACCCACGATCCAGTATGTGGTCGAAGAGGCCGTTGCCTCCGGGATAGACGACGTCTTAATAATTACTGGCCGTGGGAAAAGAGCCATAGAGGACCATTTTGACCGGTCCTTTGAGCTTGAGTCGGTTTTAAAAAAGAAAAATGACCATGATGCAGTTGCCGAGCTTGAGGAGATAGCAAAGCTTGCGGATATACATTATATAAGGCAAAAGATTGCGGCAGGATTAGGGCATGCAGTATTGTGCGCTGAGAAACACATAGGGGATAATCCTTTTGCGGTTCTTCTTGGAGATGCTATAACCTTAAGTGATAACCCCTGCACACGTGAGCTTATAAAGTACCACAAGAAGTTTAACTCAACGGTTGTTGCCGTTGAGCGTGTACCACGCGAAGAAGTGAAGAAATACGGCATAATCGAAGCCAAAAAAATTGGCCCTCACCTATACGAGGTTATTGATCTGGTTGAAAAACCTTCCCCAAAAGATGCGCCATCTGATCTCGCTATGTTAGGCCGCTATGTACTGACACCGGGTATCTTCAAAGCACTTGCCGCCACAGAGCCGGGTCTGGGAGGTGAGATACAGCTAACCGATGCTCTAAAGCGGCTTCTTAAGAAAGAGAAGATCTATGCATTCGAAGTTACCGGCCCGCGCTACGACATCGGAAACCAACTCAGCTGGATCAAGGCAACAGTTGAAATTGCCTTACAAAATAAAGAATTTGGACCCGAGCTCCGGAAGTACTTGAAGAAGCTGCTAGAGGAGCAAGAATAA
- a CDS encoding NAD-dependent epimerase/dehydratase family protein → MRIIVTGGAGFIGSNIVDAYIEAGHEVAVIDNLSSGKEENINPKARFYKIDIRSPEIDLVFAKEKPDVLNHHAAQIDVRKSVTDPMYDASVNITGMVGLLQSCVKHGVKKVIFASSGGAIYGEPKILPADESTPLDPLAPYATSKIAGDYYLRCYSNLHGLKYTSLRYGNVYGPRQDPHGEAGVIAIFCQAMHENREVKIFGTGEQLRDYVYVGDVVRANLLALGSGDNEEINIGTAIGTSVNELFTRLKNIIGYQKDAVYYPPRQGELERTYLANAKAKEVLGWEPLIDIQRGLELTAAFFKEKLAREKV, encoded by the coding sequence TTGAGGATCATCGTAACCGGTGGCGCCGGTTTTATCGGCTCTAATATTGTAGACGCCTATATTGAGGCCGGCCATGAAGTAGCTGTTATTGATAACCTATCAAGCGGCAAGGAGGAAAATATAAACCCGAAGGCGCGGTTTTATAAGATAGATATTCGCTCGCCTGAGATCGATTTGGTCTTTGCAAAGGAAAAACCGGACGTATTAAACCACCATGCCGCGCAGATTGATGTTCGAAAATCGGTAACCGATCCTATGTACGATGCAAGCGTTAACATCACAGGCATGGTTGGGCTTTTGCAAAGCTGCGTCAAACATGGCGTTAAGAAGGTGATTTTTGCGTCATCAGGGGGTGCAATCTACGGAGAACCTAAAATTTTGCCGGCTGACGAGAGCACGCCATTAGACCCGCTGGCGCCATATGCAACTTCAAAAATTGCTGGGGATTATTACTTAAGGTGCTATAGCAACTTGCATGGGTTGAAATATACTTCGCTTCGCTACGGCAATGTTTATGGGCCAAGACAAGACCCTCACGGTGAGGCTGGTGTTATCGCAATATTTTGCCAGGCCATGCATGAAAACCGGGAAGTTAAAATATTTGGTACTGGAGAGCAGCTTAGAGACTATGTCTACGTTGGCGATGTTGTAAGGGCAAATCTTCTTGCTTTAGGAAGTGGTGACAACGAGGAGATCAACATCGGCACAGCAATTGGCACGTCGGTAAACGAGCTCTTTACCCGGCTTAAAAACATAATCGGCTATCAAAAAGATGCGGTCTATTATCCACCCCGACAGGGTGAACTAGAGAGGACTTATCTTGCAAATGCCAAAGCTAAAGAAGTTCTCGGCTGGGAGCCGCTTATAGACATTCAGAGAGGGCTCGAACTTACTGCAGCATTTTTTAAAGAGAAGCTCGCCAGAGAGAAGGTCTAG
- a CDS encoding ferredoxin has protein sequence MRKPVIDHDECIGDGICEQVCPEVFELRDDGLAYVIEGAVDDSLKDKIDEAISECPTDSIAWE, from the coding sequence ATGAGAAAACCAGTTATCGATCACGACGAGTGCATCGGCGACGGCATCTGTGAGCAGGTTTGCCCAGAGGTCTTCGAGCTCAGAGACGATGGTCTCGCCTATGTTATTGAAGGGGCGGTTGATGATTCTCTCAAAGACAAAATTGATGAGGCCATCTCGGAGTGCCCAACCGACTCTATCGCATGGGAATAA
- a CDS encoding dTDP-4-dehydrorhamnose 3,5-epimerase family protein: MIDGVKVKSLRVIPDERGRLMEILRNDEEFFENFGQVYMTTTYPGIIKAWHLHKLQTDNIAVVKGMLKLALYDDRDGSPTKGELNEFFIGEHNPILVQVPKNVYHGWKCISETEAIVINIPTHTYNYKEPDEHRLPYNTELIPYDWSVKHG, from the coding sequence TTGATAGATGGTGTAAAGGTTAAAAGCTTAAGAGTCATCCCTGACGAACGGGGGCGACTAATGGAAATCTTAAGAAACGATGAGGAGTTTTTTGAAAACTTTGGGCAGGTATACATGACTACCACTTATCCAGGGATAATTAAGGCGTGGCACCTGCATAAACTCCAAACAGATAACATTGCGGTAGTAAAAGGAATGCTAAAACTTGCGCTTTATGATGACCGCGACGGCTCCCCTACCAAAGGCGAGCTAAACGAATTCTTTATTGGCGAGCACAATCCGATTTTGGTGCAAGTCCCAAAAAATGTCTATCACGGTTGGAAGTGCATAAGTGAAACCGAAGCCATTGTGATAAATATCCCAACGCATACCTATAACTACAAGGAGCCGGATGAACATCGGCTACCGTATAACACAGAACTTATTCCTTATGACTGGAGCGTAAAGCACGGATAA
- a CDS encoding glucose-1-phosphate thymidylyltransferase, with product MKGLILSGGTGTRLRPITFTSAKQLVPVANKPILFYAIETVRNAGINDIGIVVGDTKEEVKKAVGDGSQFGVKVTYIEQEAPLGLAHAVKISEDFIENDSFVMFLGDNLIKDGINSLVDEFRINKPNCQILLASVPNPQQFGVAELNGDGRIKRLIEKPKDPPSDLALVGVYMFDKNIFEAVNAIKPSWRNELEITDAIQYLVDKGYEVHPHVISGWWKDTGKLDDMLEANRIMLEDIETSIRGSVDEKTKIHGRVVIEEGAEILDSVIRGPAVIGKNSKVMHSYIGPFTSIHDNVTITRSEIEHSIILAECVIESIGSRIEDSLLGRNVKVHRSERKPKAYRLMVGDNSEVEVL from the coding sequence ATGAAAGGCTTGATTTTAAGCGGTGGAACCGGCACTAGGCTTCGGCCCATCACATTTACCAGTGCTAAACAGCTGGTTCCAGTTGCAAACAAACCGATCCTTTTTTATGCCATTGAGACAGTAAGAAACGCTGGCATTAATGATATCGGTATAGTTGTTGGCGATACCAAAGAAGAAGTTAAAAAAGCAGTCGGAGATGGCAGCCAATTTGGAGTCAAGGTAACTTATATCGAGCAGGAAGCCCCGCTTGGGCTTGCCCATGCAGTAAAAATATCTGAAGATTTTATAGAAAATGACAGTTTCGTCATGTTCCTGGGAGACAACCTTATAAAAGATGGAATTAACAGCCTGGTTGACGAATTTCGGATAAATAAGCCAAACTGTCAAATACTTCTTGCAAGCGTTCCAAACCCGCAGCAGTTCGGCGTCGCCGAACTTAATGGCGATGGCCGGATAAAAAGGCTGATTGAAAAACCAAAAGATCCACCATCTGATCTTGCTCTGGTTGGCGTATATATGTTTGACAAAAACATCTTTGAAGCGGTAAATGCGATCAAGCCGTCCTGGAGAAATGAGCTTGAGATTACCGACGCGATTCAATACCTGGTAGATAAAGGGTACGAAGTTCATCCCCATGTCATATCGGGCTGGTGGAAAGATACCGGAAAGCTAGACGACATGCTTGAGGCTAACCGAATTATGCTCGAGGACATCGAGACAAGCATTAGGGGCTCGGTTGATGAGAAGACAAAAATCCACGGCAGAGTCGTGATTGAAGAGGGCGCTGAAATCCTTGATTCCGTAATTCGCGGCCCTGCAGTTATTGGCAAAAACAGTAAGGTAATGCACTCCTATATCGGCCCCTTCACATCGATTCACGATAACGTTACGATAACAAGAAGCGAAATCGAGCACAGTATAATCCTAGCGGAGTGCGTTATCGAGAGTATTGGAAGCCGAATTGAGGATAGTCTTTTAGGTCGAAACGTAAAAGTACATAGAAGCGAACGTAAGCCAAAGGCATATAGATTGATGGTCGGAGATAATAGCGAAGTGGAAGTTTTGTAA